A single region of the Pan troglodytes isolate AG18354 chromosome 18, NHGRI_mPanTro3-v2.0_pri, whole genome shotgun sequence genome encodes:
- the EDC4 gene encoding enhancer of mRNA-decapping protein 4 isoform X3 — MPPINLQEKQVICLSGDDSSTCIGILAKEVEIVASSDSSISSKARGSNKVKIQPVAKYDWEQKYYYGNLIAVSNSFLAYAIRAANNGSAMVRVISVSTSERTLLKGFTGSVADLAFAHLNSPQLACLDEAGNLFVWRLALVNGKIQEEILVHIRQPEGTPLNHFRRIIWCPFIPEESEDCCEESSPTVALLHEDRAEVWDLDMLRSSHSTWPVDVSQIKQGFIVVKGHSTCLSEGALSPDGTVLATASHDGYVKFWQIYIEGQDEPRCLHEWKPHDGRPLSCLLFCDNHKKQDPDVPFWRFLITGADQNRELKMWCTVSWTCLQTIRFSPDIFSSVSVPPSLKVCLDLSAEYLILSDVQRKVLYVMELLQNQEEGHACFSSISEFLLTHPVLSFGIQVVSRCRLRHTEVLPAEEENDSLGADGIHGAGAMESAAGVLIKLFCVHTKALQDVQIRFQPQLNPDVVAPLPTHTAHEDFTFGESRPELGSEGLGSAAHGSQPDLRRIVELPAPADFLSLSSETKPKLMTPDAFMTPSASLQQITASPSSSSSGSSSSSSSSSSSLTAVSAMSSTSAVDPSLTRPPEELTLSPKLQLDGSLTMSSSGSLQASPRGLLPGLLPAPADKLTPKGPGQVPTAASALSLELQEVEPLGLPQASPSRTRSPDVISSASTALSQDIPEIASEALSRGFGSSAPEGLEPDSMASAASALHLLSPRPRPGPELGPQLGLDGGPGDGDRHNTPSLLEAALTQEASTPDSQVWPTAPDITRETCSTLAESPRNGLQEKHKSLAFHRPPYHLLQQRDSQDASAEQSDHDDEVASLASASGGFGTKVPAPRLPAKDWKTKGSPRTSPKLKRKSKKDDGDAAMGSRLTEHQVAEPPEDWPALIWQQQRELAELRHSQEELLQRLCTQLEGLQSTVTGHVERALETRHEQERILETGSTTWLRDGGSILGLGRSTRPAPGPFLSYGTERRLERALAEGQQRGGQLQEQLTQQLSQALSSAVAGRLERSIRDEIKKTVPPCVSRSLEPMAGQLSNSVATKLTAVEGSMKENISKLLKSKNLTDAIARAAADTLQGPMQAAYREAFQSVVLPAFEKSCQAMFQQINDSFRLGTQEYLQQLESHMKSRKAREQEAREPLLAQLRGLVSTLQSATEQMAATVAGSVRAEVQHQLHVAVGSLQESILAQVQRIVKGEVSVALKEQQAAVTSSIMQAMRSAAGTPVPSAHLDCQAQQAHILQLLQQGHLNQAFQQALTAADLNLVLYVCETVDPAQVFGQPPCPLSQPVLLSLIQQLASDLGTRTDLKLSYLEEAVMHLDHSDPITRDHMGSVMAQVRQKLFQFLQAEPHNSLGKAARRLSLMLHGLVTPSLP; from the exons CTGCCAACAATGGCTCTGCCATGGTGCGGGTGATCAGCGTCAGCACTTCGGAGCGGACCTTGCTCAAGGGCTTCACAGGCAGTGTGGCTGATCTGGCTTTCGCGCACCTCAACTCTCCACAGCTGGCCTGCCTGGATGAGGCAGGCAACCTGTTCGTGTGGCGCTTGGCTCTGGTTAATGGCAAAATTCA AGAAGAGATCTTGGTCCATATTCGGCAGCCAGAGGGCACGCCACTGAACCACTTTCGCAGGATCATCTGGTGCCCCTTCATCCCTGAGGAGAGCGAAGACTGCTGCGAGGAGAGCAGCCCGACAGTGGCCCTGCTGCATGAAGACCGG GCTGAGGTGTGGGACCTGGACATGCTCCGCTCCAGCCACAGTACCTGGCCTGTGGATGTCAGCCAGATCAAGCAGGGCTTCATTGTGGTAAAAGGTCATAGCACG TGCCTCAGTGAAGGAGCCCTCTCTCCTGATGGGACTGTGCTGGCTACTGCGAGCCACGATGGCTATGTCAAGTTCTGGCAGATCTACATTGAGGGGCAAGATGAGCCAAG GTGTCTGCACGAGTGGAAACCTCATGATGGGCGgcccctctcctgcctcctgttcTGTGACAACCATAAGAAACAAGAtcctga TGTCCCTTTCTGGAGGTTCCTTATTACTGGTGCTGACCAGAACCGAGAGTTAAAGATGTGGTGTACAGTATCCTGGACTTGCCTGCAGACTATTCG CTTCTCCCCAGATATCTTCAGTTCAGTGAGTGTGCCCCCTAGCCTCAAGGTTTGcttggacctctcagcagaataCCTGATTCTCAGCGATGTGCAACGGAAG GTCCTCTATGTGATGGAGCTGCTGCAAAACCAGGAGGAGGGCCACGCCTGCTTCAGCTCCATCTCGGAGTTCCTGCTCACCCACCCTGTGCTGAGCTTTGGTATCCAGGTTGTGAGTCGCTGCCGGCTACGGCACACTGAGGTGCTGCCTGCCGAAGAGGAAAATGACAGCCTGGGTGCTG ATGGTATCCATGGAGCCGGTGCCATGGAGTCTGCGGCTGGTGTGCTCATCAAGCTCTTTTGTGTGCATACTAA GGCACTGCAAGATGTGCAGATCCGCTTCCAGCCACAGCTGAACCCTGATGTGGTGGCCCCACTGCCCACCCACACTGCCCATGAGGACTTTA CATTTGGAGAGTCTCGGCCCGAACTGGGCTCTGAGGGCCTGGGGTCAGCCGCTCACGGCTCCCAGCCTGACCTCCGACGAATTGTGGAGCTGCCTGCACCCGCCGACTTCCTCAGTCTGAGCAGTGAGACCAAGCCCAAGTTGATGACACCTGACGCCTTCATGACACCTAGCGCCTCCTTGCAGCAG ATCACTGCCtctcccagcagcagcagcagcggtagcagcagcagcagcagcagtagcagcagctcCCTTACAGCTGTGTCTGCCATGAGCAGCACCTCAGCTGTGGACCCCTCCTTGACCAG GCCACCTGAGGAGCTGACCTTGAGCCCCAAGCTGCAGCTGGATGGCAGCCTGACAATGAGCAGCAGTGGCAGCCTTCAGGCAAGCCCGCGTGGCCTCCTGCCTGgcctgctcccagccccagctGACAAACTGACTCCCAAGGGGCCGGGCCAG GTGCCTACTGCCGCCTCTGCACTGTCCCTGGAGCTGCAGGAAGTGGAGCCCCTGGGGCTACCCCAAGCCTCCCCTAGCCGCACTCGTTCCCCTGATGTCATCTCCTCAGCTTCCACTGCCCTGTCCCAGGACATCCCTGAGATTGCATCTGAGGCCCTGTCCCGTGGTTTTGGCTCCTCTGCACCAGAGGGCCTTGAGCCAGACAGTATGGCTTCAGCCGCCTCAGCACTGCACCTGCTGTCCCCACGGCCCCGGCCAGGGCCCGAGCTCGGCCCCCAGCTTGGGCTTGATGGAGGCCCTGGGGATGGAGATCGGCATAATACCCCCTCCCTCCTGGAGGCAGCCTTGACCCAGGAGGCCTCGACTCCTGACAGTCAGGTTTGGCCCACAGCACCTGACATTACTCGTGAGACCTGCAGCACCCTGGCAGAAAG CCCCAGGAATGGCCTTCAAGAAAAGCACAAGAGCCTGGCCTTCCACCGACCACCATACCACCTGCTGCAGCAACGTGACAGCCAGGATGCCAGTGCTGAGCAAAG TGACCATGATGATGAGGTGGCCAGCCTTGCCTCTGCTTCAGGAGGCTTTGGCACCAAAGTTCCTGCTCCACGGCTGCCTGCCAAGGACTGGAAGACCAAGGGATCCCCTCGAACCTCACCCAAGCTCAAGAGGAAAAGCAAGAAGGATGATGG GGATGCAGCCATGGGATCCCGGCTCACAGAGCACCAG GTGGCAGAGCCCCCTGAGGACTGGCCAGCACTAATTTGGCAACAGCAGAGAGAGCTGGCAGAGCTGCGGCACAGCCAGGAAGAGCTGCTGCAGCGTCTGTGTACCCAACTCGAAGGCCTGCAGAGCACAGTCACAGGCCACGTAGAACGTGCCCTTGAGACCCGGCACGAGCAGGAACGTATCCTTGAGACTGGTAGCACAACATGGCTTAGGGACGGGGGCAGCATTCTTGGCCTGGGAAGGAGTACACGACCTGCTCCAGGCCCGTTCCTTAGCTATGGCACAGAGCGGCGGCTGGAGCGAGCACTGGCTGAGGGGCAGCAGCGGGGAGGGCAGCTGCAGGAGCAGCTGACACAACAGTTGTCCCAAGCACTGTCTTCAGCTGTAGCTGGGCGGCTAGAGCGCAGCATACGGGATGAGATCAAGAAGACAGTCCCTCCAT gTGTCTCAAGGAGTCTGGAGCCTATGGCAGGCCAACTGAGCAACTCAGTGGCTACCAAGCTCACAGCTGTGGAGGGCAGCATGAAAGAGAACATCTCCAAGCTGCTCAAGTCCAAG AACTTGACTGATGCCATCGCCCGAGCAGCTGCAGACACATTACAAGGGCCGATGCAGGCTGCCTACCGGGAAGCCTTCCAGAGTGTGGTGCTGCCGGCCTTTGAGAAGAGCTGCCAGGCCATGTTCCAGCAAATCAATGATAGCTTCCGGCTGGGGACACAGGAAT ACTTGCAGCAGCTAGAAAGCCACATGAAGAGCCGGAAGGCACGGGAACAGGAGGCCAGGGAGCCTCTGCTAGCCCAGCTGCGGGGCCTGGTCAGCACACTGCAGAGTGCTACTGAGCAGATGGCAGCCACCGTGGCCGGCAGTGTTCGTGCTGAGGTGCAGCACCAGCTGCATGTGGCTGTGGGCAG CCTGCAGGAGTCCATTTTAGCACAGGTACAGCGCATCGTTAAGGGTGAGGTGAGTGTGGCGCTCAAGGAGCAGCAGGCCGCCGTCACCTCCAGCATCATGCAGGCCATGCGCTCAGCTGCTGGCACACCTGTCCCCTCTGCCCACCTTGACTGCCAGGCCCAGCAAGCCCATATCCTGCAGCTGCTGCAGCAGGGCCACCTCAATCAGGCCTTCCAGCAG GCGCTGACAGCTGCTGACCTGAACCTGGTGCTGTATGTGTGTGAAACTGTGGACCCAGCCCAGGTTTTTGGGCAGCCACCCTGCCCGCTCTCCCAGCCTGTGCTCCTTTCCCTCATCCAGCAGCTGGCATCTGACCTTGGCACTCGAACTGACCTCAAGCTCAG CTACCTGGAAGAGGCCGTGATGCACCTGGACCACAGTGACCCCATCACTCGGGACCACATGGGCTCTGTTATGGCCCAGGTGCGCCAAAAGCTTTTTCAGTTCCTGCAGGCTGAGCCACACAACTCACTTGGCAAAGCAGCTCGGCGTCTCAGCCTCATGCTGCATGGCCTCGTGACCCCCAGCCTCCCTTAG
- the EDC4 gene encoding enhancer of mRNA-decapping protein 4 isoform X4 produces MPPINLQEKQVICLSGDDSSTCIGILAKEVEIVASSDSSISSKARGSNKVKIQPVAKYDWEQKYYYGNLIAVSNSFLAYAIRAANNGSAMVRVISVSTSERTLLKGFTGSVADLAFAHLNSPQLACLDEAGNLFVWRLALVNGKIQEEILVHIRQPEGTPLNHFRRIIWCPFIPEESEDCCEESSPTVALLHEDRAEVWDLDMLRSSHSTWPVDVSQIKQGFIVVKGHSTCLSEGALSPDGTVLATASHDGYVKFWQIYIEGQDEPRCLHEWKPHDGRPLSCLLFCDNHKKQDPDVPFWRFLITGADQNRELKMWCTVSWTCLQTIRFSPDIFSSVSVPPSLKVCLDLSAEYLILSDVQRKVLYVMELLQNQEEGHACFSSISEFLLTHPVLSFGIQVVSRCRLRHTEVLPAEEENDSLGADGIHGAGAMESAAGVLIKLFCVHTKALQDVQIRFQPQLNPDVVAPLPTHTAHEDFTFGESRPELGSEGLGSAAHGSQPDLRRIVELPAPADFLSLSSETKPKLMTPDAFMTPSASLQQITASPSSSSSGSSSSSSSSSSSLTAVSAMSSTSAVDPSLTRPPEELTLSPKLQLDGSLTMSSSGSLQASPRGLLPGLLPAPADKLTPKGPGQVPTAASALSLELQEVEPLGLPQASPSRTRSPDVISSASTALSQDIPEIASEALSRGFGSSAPEGLEPDSMASAASALHLLSPRPRPGPELGPQLGLDGGPGDGDRHNTPSLLEAALTQEASTPDSQVWPTAPDITRETCSTLAESPRNGLQEKHKSLAFHRPPYHLLQQRDSQDASAEQSDHDDEVASLASASGGFGTKVPAPRLPAKDWKTKGSPRTSPKLKRKSKKDDGDAAMGSRLTEHQVAEPPEDWPALIWQQQRELAELRHSQEELLQRLCTQLEGLQSTVTGHVERALETRHEQEQRRLERALAEGQQRGGQLQEQLTQQLSQALSSAVAGRLERSIRDEIKKTVPPCVSRSLEPMAGQLSNSVATKLTAVEGSMKENISKLLKSKNLTDAIARAAADTLQGPMQAAYREAFQSVVLPAFEKSCQAMFQQINDSFRLGTQEYLQQLESHMKSRKAREQEAREPLLAQLRGLVSTLQSATEQMAATVAGSVRAEVQHQLHVAVGSLQESILAQVQRIVKGEVSVALKEQQAAVTSSIMQAMRSAAGTPVPSAHLDCQAQQAHILQLLQQGHLNQAFQQALTAADLNLVLYVCETVDPAQVFGQPPCPLSQPVLLSLIQQLASDLGTRTDLKLSYLEEAVMHLDHSDPITRDHMGSVMAQVRQKLFQFLQAEPHNSLGKAARRLSLMLHGLVTPSLP; encoded by the exons CTGCCAACAATGGCTCTGCCATGGTGCGGGTGATCAGCGTCAGCACTTCGGAGCGGACCTTGCTCAAGGGCTTCACAGGCAGTGTGGCTGATCTGGCTTTCGCGCACCTCAACTCTCCACAGCTGGCCTGCCTGGATGAGGCAGGCAACCTGTTCGTGTGGCGCTTGGCTCTGGTTAATGGCAAAATTCA AGAAGAGATCTTGGTCCATATTCGGCAGCCAGAGGGCACGCCACTGAACCACTTTCGCAGGATCATCTGGTGCCCCTTCATCCCTGAGGAGAGCGAAGACTGCTGCGAGGAGAGCAGCCCGACAGTGGCCCTGCTGCATGAAGACCGG GCTGAGGTGTGGGACCTGGACATGCTCCGCTCCAGCCACAGTACCTGGCCTGTGGATGTCAGCCAGATCAAGCAGGGCTTCATTGTGGTAAAAGGTCATAGCACG TGCCTCAGTGAAGGAGCCCTCTCTCCTGATGGGACTGTGCTGGCTACTGCGAGCCACGATGGCTATGTCAAGTTCTGGCAGATCTACATTGAGGGGCAAGATGAGCCAAG GTGTCTGCACGAGTGGAAACCTCATGATGGGCGgcccctctcctgcctcctgttcTGTGACAACCATAAGAAACAAGAtcctga TGTCCCTTTCTGGAGGTTCCTTATTACTGGTGCTGACCAGAACCGAGAGTTAAAGATGTGGTGTACAGTATCCTGGACTTGCCTGCAGACTATTCG CTTCTCCCCAGATATCTTCAGTTCAGTGAGTGTGCCCCCTAGCCTCAAGGTTTGcttggacctctcagcagaataCCTGATTCTCAGCGATGTGCAACGGAAG GTCCTCTATGTGATGGAGCTGCTGCAAAACCAGGAGGAGGGCCACGCCTGCTTCAGCTCCATCTCGGAGTTCCTGCTCACCCACCCTGTGCTGAGCTTTGGTATCCAGGTTGTGAGTCGCTGCCGGCTACGGCACACTGAGGTGCTGCCTGCCGAAGAGGAAAATGACAGCCTGGGTGCTG ATGGTATCCATGGAGCCGGTGCCATGGAGTCTGCGGCTGGTGTGCTCATCAAGCTCTTTTGTGTGCATACTAA GGCACTGCAAGATGTGCAGATCCGCTTCCAGCCACAGCTGAACCCTGATGTGGTGGCCCCACTGCCCACCCACACTGCCCATGAGGACTTTA CATTTGGAGAGTCTCGGCCCGAACTGGGCTCTGAGGGCCTGGGGTCAGCCGCTCACGGCTCCCAGCCTGACCTCCGACGAATTGTGGAGCTGCCTGCACCCGCCGACTTCCTCAGTCTGAGCAGTGAGACCAAGCCCAAGTTGATGACACCTGACGCCTTCATGACACCTAGCGCCTCCTTGCAGCAG ATCACTGCCtctcccagcagcagcagcagcggtagcagcagcagcagcagcagtagcagcagctcCCTTACAGCTGTGTCTGCCATGAGCAGCACCTCAGCTGTGGACCCCTCCTTGACCAG GCCACCTGAGGAGCTGACCTTGAGCCCCAAGCTGCAGCTGGATGGCAGCCTGACAATGAGCAGCAGTGGCAGCCTTCAGGCAAGCCCGCGTGGCCTCCTGCCTGgcctgctcccagccccagctGACAAACTGACTCCCAAGGGGCCGGGCCAG GTGCCTACTGCCGCCTCTGCACTGTCCCTGGAGCTGCAGGAAGTGGAGCCCCTGGGGCTACCCCAAGCCTCCCCTAGCCGCACTCGTTCCCCTGATGTCATCTCCTCAGCTTCCACTGCCCTGTCCCAGGACATCCCTGAGATTGCATCTGAGGCCCTGTCCCGTGGTTTTGGCTCCTCTGCACCAGAGGGCCTTGAGCCAGACAGTATGGCTTCAGCCGCCTCAGCACTGCACCTGCTGTCCCCACGGCCCCGGCCAGGGCCCGAGCTCGGCCCCCAGCTTGGGCTTGATGGAGGCCCTGGGGATGGAGATCGGCATAATACCCCCTCCCTCCTGGAGGCAGCCTTGACCCAGGAGGCCTCGACTCCTGACAGTCAGGTTTGGCCCACAGCACCTGACATTACTCGTGAGACCTGCAGCACCCTGGCAGAAAG CCCCAGGAATGGCCTTCAAGAAAAGCACAAGAGCCTGGCCTTCCACCGACCACCATACCACCTGCTGCAGCAACGTGACAGCCAGGATGCCAGTGCTGAGCAAAG TGACCATGATGATGAGGTGGCCAGCCTTGCCTCTGCTTCAGGAGGCTTTGGCACCAAAGTTCCTGCTCCACGGCTGCCTGCCAAGGACTGGAAGACCAAGGGATCCCCTCGAACCTCACCCAAGCTCAAGAGGAAAAGCAAGAAGGATGATGG GGATGCAGCCATGGGATCCCGGCTCACAGAGCACCAG GTGGCAGAGCCCCCTGAGGACTGGCCAGCACTAATTTGGCAACAGCAGAGAGAGCTGGCAGAGCTGCGGCACAGCCAGGAAGAGCTGCTGCAGCGTCTGTGTACCCAACTCGAAGGCCTGCAGAGCACAGTCACAGGCCACGTAGAACGTGCCCTTGAGACCCGGCACGAGCAGGAAC AGCGGCGGCTGGAGCGAGCACTGGCTGAGGGGCAGCAGCGGGGAGGGCAGCTGCAGGAGCAGCTGACACAACAGTTGTCCCAAGCACTGTCTTCAGCTGTAGCTGGGCGGCTAGAGCGCAGCATACGGGATGAGATCAAGAAGACAGTCCCTCCAT gTGTCTCAAGGAGTCTGGAGCCTATGGCAGGCCAACTGAGCAACTCAGTGGCTACCAAGCTCACAGCTGTGGAGGGCAGCATGAAAGAGAACATCTCCAAGCTGCTCAAGTCCAAG AACTTGACTGATGCCATCGCCCGAGCAGCTGCAGACACATTACAAGGGCCGATGCAGGCTGCCTACCGGGAAGCCTTCCAGAGTGTGGTGCTGCCGGCCTTTGAGAAGAGCTGCCAGGCCATGTTCCAGCAAATCAATGATAGCTTCCGGCTGGGGACACAGGAAT ACTTGCAGCAGCTAGAAAGCCACATGAAGAGCCGGAAGGCACGGGAACAGGAGGCCAGGGAGCCTCTGCTAGCCCAGCTGCGGGGCCTGGTCAGCACACTGCAGAGTGCTACTGAGCAGATGGCAGCCACCGTGGCCGGCAGTGTTCGTGCTGAGGTGCAGCACCAGCTGCATGTGGCTGTGGGCAG CCTGCAGGAGTCCATTTTAGCACAGGTACAGCGCATCGTTAAGGGTGAGGTGAGTGTGGCGCTCAAGGAGCAGCAGGCCGCCGTCACCTCCAGCATCATGCAGGCCATGCGCTCAGCTGCTGGCACACCTGTCCCCTCTGCCCACCTTGACTGCCAGGCCCAGCAAGCCCATATCCTGCAGCTGCTGCAGCAGGGCCACCTCAATCAGGCCTTCCAGCAG GCGCTGACAGCTGCTGACCTGAACCTGGTGCTGTATGTGTGTGAAACTGTGGACCCAGCCCAGGTTTTTGGGCAGCCACCCTGCCCGCTCTCCCAGCCTGTGCTCCTTTCCCTCATCCAGCAGCTGGCATCTGACCTTGGCACTCGAACTGACCTCAAGCTCAG CTACCTGGAAGAGGCCGTGATGCACCTGGACCACAGTGACCCCATCACTCGGGACCACATGGGCTCTGTTATGGCCCAGGTGCGCCAAAAGCTTTTTCAGTTCCTGCAGGCTGAGCCACACAACTCACTTGGCAAAGCAGCTCGGCGTCTCAGCCTCATGCTGCATGGCCTCGTGACCCCCAGCCTCCCTTAG
- the NRN1L gene encoding neuritin-like protein isoform X3: MMRCCRCRCCCRQPPHALRPLLLLPLVLLPPLAAAAAGPNRCDTIYQGFAECLIRLGDSMGRGGELETICSTVDKEYLIVLREPGGWMS; this comes from the exons ATGATGCGCTGCTGccgctgccgctgctgctgccgGCAACCACCCCATGCCCTGAGGCCGTTGCTGTTGCTGCCCCTCG TCCTTTTACCTCCCCTGGCAGCAGCTGCAGCGGGCCCAAACCGATGTGACACCATATACCAGGGCTTCGCCGAGTGTCTCATCCGCTTGGGGGACAGCATGGGCCGCGGAGGCGAGCTGGAGACCATCTGCAG CACCGTGGACAAGGAGTACCTTATTGTTCTGAGAGAGCCTGGGGGATGGATGTCCTGA
- the NRN1L gene encoding neuritin-like protein isoform X2, whose translation MMRCCRCRCCCRQPPHALRPLLLLPLAAAAGPNRCDTIYQGFAECLIRLGDSMGRGGELETICRSWNDFHACASQVLSGCPEEAAAVWESLQQEARQAPHPNNLHTLCGAPVHVRERGTGSETNQETLRATAPALPVAPAPPLLAAALALAYLLRPLA comes from the exons ATGATGCGCTGCTGccgctgccgctgctgctgccgGCAACCACCCCATGCCCTGAGGCCGTTGCTGTTGCTGCCCCTCG CAGCTGCAGCGGGCCCAAACCGATGTGACACCATATACCAGGGCTTCGCCGAGTGTCTCATCCGCTTGGGGGACAGCATGGGCCGCGGAGGCGAGCTGGAGACCATCTGCAG GTCTTGGAATGACTTCCATGCCTGTGCCTCTCAGGTCCTGTCGGGCTGTCCGGAGGAGGCAGCTGCAGTGTGGGAATCACTACAGCAAGAAGCTCGCCAGGCCCCCCATCCGAATAACTTGCACACTCTGTGCGGTGCCCCGGTGCATGTTCGGGAGCGCGGCACAGGCTCCGAAACCAACCAGGAGACGCTGCGGGCTACAGCGCCTGCACTCCCCGTGGCCCCTGCGCCCCCACTGCTGGCGGCTGCTCTGGCTCTGGCCTACCTCCTGAGGCCTCTGGCCTAG
- the NRN1L gene encoding neuritin-like protein isoform X1, which yields MMRCCRCRCCCRQPPHALRPLLLLPLVLLPPLAAAAAGPNRCDTIYQGFAECLIRLGDSMGRGGELETICRSWNDFHACASQVLSGCPEEAAAVWESLQQEARQAPHPNNLHTLCGAPVHVRERGTGSETNQETLRATAPALPVAPAPPLLAAALALAYLLRPLA from the exons ATGATGCGCTGCTGccgctgccgctgctgctgccgGCAACCACCCCATGCCCTGAGGCCGTTGCTGTTGCTGCCCCTCG TCCTTTTACCTCCCCTGGCAGCAGCTGCAGCGGGCCCAAACCGATGTGACACCATATACCAGGGCTTCGCCGAGTGTCTCATCCGCTTGGGGGACAGCATGGGCCGCGGAGGCGAGCTGGAGACCATCTGCAG GTCTTGGAATGACTTCCATGCCTGTGCCTCTCAGGTCCTGTCGGGCTGTCCGGAGGAGGCAGCTGCAGTGTGGGAATCACTACAGCAAGAAGCTCGCCAGGCCCCCCATCCGAATAACTTGCACACTCTGTGCGGTGCCCCGGTGCATGTTCGGGAGCGCGGCACAGGCTCCGAAACCAACCAGGAGACGCTGCGGGCTACAGCGCCTGCACTCCCCGTGGCCCCTGCGCCCCCACTGCTGGCGGCTGCTCTGGCTCTGGCCTACCTCCTGAGGCCTCTGGCCTAG